From the Acetomicrobium sp. S15 = DSM 107314 genome, one window contains:
- a CDS encoding ACT domain-containing protein, with protein MREAKLKISVLPEVFMVCRLDKDAEIPDWAWAGEFVSITKTPEELSIVCRQFDVPKNAKCEKGWRCLKVNGPLDFSCVGVLASLSMPLAKAGVSIFAVSTYDTDYLLVKEKDLERAICVLSHEGHIIER; from the coding sequence GTGCGCGAGGCGAAACTTAAGATTTCGGTCCTGCCAGAGGTGTTTATGGTCTGTCGCCTCGACAAAGACGCGGAGATCCCAGACTGGGCGTGGGCGGGCGAGTTTGTCTCGATTACGAAAACGCCTGAAGAGCTATCAATAGTATGCCGACAATTTGACGTTCCCAAAAATGCGAAGTGCGAAAAAGGTTGGCGATGCCTAAAGGTTAACGGGCCTTTGGATTTTTCTTGTGTCGGAGTCCTCGCTTCGCTCAGCATGCCCTTAGCCAAGGCCGGGGTGAGCATTTTTGCAGTTTCTACTTACGATACCGATTACCTGTTAGTCAAAGAAAAAGATCTTGAGCGCGCGATATGTGTTTTGAGCCACGAAGGCCACATAATCGAGCGATGA
- a CDS encoding polysaccharide deacetylase family protein, translating to MSKEIFVGFGVDVDAVAGWLGSYGGEDSPFDISRGVFAAEVGVPRLLKLFDRYGLKATWFIPGHSIESFPDQMKMIVDAGHEVGAHGYSHENPVQMTPEQEEAILVKSIELIEKLTGKRPRGYTAPWWEMSAVTAELLLKYGFRYDHSQGYHDFQPYYARVGYRWAKIDYSKPAETWMKPLEHGHEVDLVEFSASWYLDDLPPMMFIKSSPNSHGFVNPRDIEQLWLDQFDWVYREYDYAVFPITIHPDVSGRPQVLLMLERVIDYISRHPGVRWAKFEEIAEDFRKRCPFKGCTAK from the coding sequence ATGTCCAAGGAGATTTTTGTAGGCTTTGGCGTAGATGTGGACGCAGTGGCAGGATGGTTAGGCTCCTACGGCGGGGAAGATTCGCCCTTTGACATTTCCCGTGGAGTCTTCGCCGCTGAAGTTGGCGTTCCACGCCTTCTCAAACTTTTTGACCGTTACGGGCTTAAAGCAACATGGTTCATACCCGGCCATTCTATCGAATCCTTTCCAGATCAAATGAAAATGATCGTTGACGCTGGACATGAGGTCGGCGCACATGGCTACTCGCATGAAAATCCTGTACAAATGACACCCGAGCAAGAAGAGGCAATATTGGTCAAATCAATAGAGCTGATCGAAAAACTCACCGGCAAGCGACCGAGAGGCTATACTGCACCTTGGTGGGAAATGTCGGCAGTTACAGCGGAGTTGCTCTTAAAGTATGGCTTCCGCTACGACCATAGCCAAGGATATCACGATTTTCAACCTTATTACGCAAGGGTGGGCTATCGTTGGGCCAAGATCGACTACTCCAAGCCGGCGGAAACGTGGATGAAGCCTTTAGAACACGGGCACGAGGTTGACCTTGTCGAATTTTCCGCCAGCTGGTACCTCGACGATCTGCCACCCATGATGTTTATAAAGTCTTCACCGAACAGCCACGGATTTGTAAACCCGCGAGACATCGAACAACTCTGGCTCGACCAGTTCGATTGGGTCTACCGTGAATACGATTATGCTGTATTTCCCATCACCATCCACCCAGACGTCAGCGGAAGGCCGCAAGTGTTGCTCATGCTTGAGCGCGTGATCGATTACATCAGCCGTCACCCAGGCGTGCGGTGGGCGAAGTTCGAGGAAATTGCTGAGGATTTCCGCAAAAGGTGCCCATTTAAGGGTTGCACCGCAAAGTGA